CTCGTAGGCGTTCTCGCCGTAGAGTTCGTACTGCCCCCCGCGGCCGTAGAGATACCGGAAGTAAAACCGGAATACGGGGTCCCGAATTTGGTACCGAGTCCGCTTGCTGCGTGCCGGATCGGCGAGCGCCGGATGGTGTTTCTCGATGATTTGGAGTGTTTCCAACCGGTCGAAGTAGTACGACGTGTTGGTGCTCTCGATGCCGGCTCCCTGGGCAATCTCGTTACGACTTCGGTTCCCGCTGGCCATCGATTCTAGCACGGAGAAGTACGTGTTCACCTCGTTGAGCTCCATCTGGAGGACGGTTTCGGGCTCGTCGTGGAGTGGGCCATCCGGGTCGCACAGCAGCCGCGTGATGTTCTCTCCGAGGCTCTGAGATGGATCGAGTGGGCTGAGATATCGGGGTGTGCCGCCGAAGACGCCATAGACGAACACCCGTTCTTCGGGGTCGTACGTCGGCACGAACTCTTGGATGGAGCGAAACGGCAGCTGAGTGAGTTCGAGGCGGCCATTCGGTGTCTGGGACACCCGGCCGTAGAGTGGTGCACCACCATCGAGGACGTGGGTGTGAATCATGCCGATTGCAGAGCCTGTGAGTACGAGCGTTGCCTGGCTCTCGTCGACGGCCGTATCCCACAGGTGTTGAATGACTGAGGGAAGCCCCTCGTTCGATTCGATGAGGTACGGGAATTCGTCGATGACGACGATGGCGTCTCTGTCGGTGAGGTACGTCAAAAGTGGTTCCCATTCCTCTTTGACGGCCGTGATGTCTGGATAGCTCGTCGCTGCTGCCTCGACGAATCGCCTGAGCTGTGTCGTCGCTGTTCCTTGGACTGCCTGATAGTACACGGCATCGTCGCGGTCGGCAATCGATTGGCGGACGAGTTCGCTTTTGCCGATCTGCCGGCGCCCATAGACGATTGCAAGTTCTGCAGCGTCACTCTCATAGAGGGTTTGCAACCGATCGAGTTCATCGATACGATTGACGAACTGGTCCATACTCCCAGTCGTCGTGGGAGATACATATGTGCTCCGAAGTTAGGAACCAGACTATTATAGCTCAAACTATAATATCTCAGGTCCTAAAAAGTGACCTATCACCGTCAT
This is a stretch of genomic DNA from Natronorubrum sediminis. It encodes these proteins:
- a CDS encoding ATP-binding protein — encoded protein: MDQFVNRIDELDRLQTLYESDAAELAIVYGRRQIGKSELVRQSIADRDDAVYYQAVQGTATTQLRRFVEAAATSYPDITAVKEEWEPLLTYLTDRDAIVVIDEFPYLIESNEGLPSVIQHLWDTAVDESQATLVLTGSAIGMIHTHVLDGGAPLYGRVSQTPNGRLELTQLPFRSIQEFVPTYDPEERVFVYGVFGGTPRYLSPLDPSQSLGENITRLLCDPDGPLHDEPETVLQMELNEVNTYFSVLESMASGNRSRNEIAQGAGIESTNTSYYFDRLETLQIIEKHHPALADPARSKRTRYQIRDPVFRFYFRYLYGRGGQYELYGENAYEDLIEPELPNFVSETFESLCHQAMTELYADYQLTQVPSQWWYKGREIDVVAPTDESTLIAGEAKFTNTPLGYDVLADLEDDVEHIDWTPTTGGKPTYEFALFSRSGFKRSVEEAADERENLRLFDLSDIVAVLENGTAY